A single window of Acanthopagrus latus isolate v.2019 chromosome 1, fAcaLat1.1, whole genome shotgun sequence DNA harbors:
- the slc25a4 gene encoding ADP/ATP translocase 1, with product MSDAVISFMKDFLAGGVAAAISKTAVAPIERVKLLLQVQHASKQITAEMQYKGIIDCVVRIPKEQGFISFWRGNLANVIRYFPTQALNFAFKDKYKKIFLGGVDPKTQFWRHFAGNLASGGAAGATSLCFVYPLDFARTRLAADIGKGAAEREFTGLGNCLTKIFKTDGIKGLYLGFNVSVQGIIIYRAAYFGCFDTAKGMLPDPKNTHIVVSWMIAQTVTAAAGIISYPFDTVRRRMMMQSGRKGADIMYKGTIDCWRKIFKDEGAKAFFKGAWSNVIRGMGGAFVLVLYDEIKKYT from the exons ATGTCGGACGCGGTGATTAGTTTCATGAAGGACTTTTTGGCCGGTGGTGTCGCCGCTGCCATCTCCAAAACAGCTGTCGCTCCCATTGAGAGAGTCAAGTTGTTGCTGCAG GTCCAGCATGCCAGCAAACAGATCACCGCAGAGATGCAGTACAAGGGAATCATTGACTGCGTGGTCAGGATCCCAAAGGAACAGGGCTTCATCTCCTTCTGGAGAGGCAACCTGGCCAACGTGATCCGTTACTTCCCCACTCAAGCCCTCAACTTCGCCTTCAAAGACAAGTACAAGAAGATCTTCCTCGGTGGTGTGGATCCAAAAACGCAGTTCTGGCGCCACTTCGCTGGCAATCTGGCCTCTGGCGGTGCCGCTGGTGCCACCTCCCTCTGCTTCGTGTATCCTCTGGACTTCGCCAGGACAAGACTCGCTGCCGACATCGGCAAAGGCGCGGCCGAGAGAGAGTTCACCGGTCTTGGAAACTGCCTCACCAAGATCTTCAAAACCGACGGCATCAAGGGTCTCTACCTCGGGTTCAACGTGTCAGTGCAGGGTATCATCATCTACAGAGCGGCCTACTTCGGATGCTTCGACACAGCTAAAG GTATGCTGCCAGACCCCAAGAACACGCACATCGTCGTCAGCTGGATGATCGCCCAGACTGTCACCGCCGCTGCTGGCATCATCTCGTACCCCTTCGACACAGTCAGACGTCGCATGATGATGCAGTCTGGACGCAAAGGAG CTGACATCATGTACAAGGGCACAATCGACTGCTGGAGGAAGATCTTCAAGGACGAGGGAGCAAAGGCCTTCTTCAAGGGGGCCTGGTCCAACGTCATCAGAGGCATGGGCGGTGCCTTTGTGTTGGTGCTGTACGACGAGATCAAGAAGTACACATAA